GGCCTCGTAGGCCGCAAGTTCCTCGTCCGTCGCCGGATGTCGTGAGATGCTGGCGCGCCTGAGATCCATCAGAACGGACGAGCCGACATCGGGGCTCATGCCACCGAGGCGCGCGTTCGGCCACATGAACATGAAGCGCGGCCGGAAGCCGCGCCCGCTCATGCCGTAATTGCCGGCGCCATAGGAGCCGCCCGTCACCAGCGTGTAGCGAGGTACCCGCGTGTTCGACACGGCATAGACGAGCTTCGCCGAGTTCTTGGCGATGCCGCCGCGCTCGGCGTCGGAACCGACCATGAAGCCGGTCGTGTTCTGCAGGAACAGGATCGGGATGTTGCGCTGGTCGCAGAGCCCGATGAAGTGCACGCCCTTCAGCGTGCCATTGGAGAACAGGACCCCGTTGTTGGCGATGATGCCCACGGGAAAGCCGTCGATATGGGCGAAGCCGCAGAGCAGCGTCTCGCCGAATTGCGGCTTGAACTCGTGGAACTCGCTGCCGTCGACGATCCGCGCAATGATCTCGCGCTGGTCGAGCGGTCGCGTCAGGTCGGCGCCGACAATGCCCGGCAGTTCGGCTGCATCATGCAGCGGAGCGCGGGATGCGATGCGGGCGGCCGATATCGGCTGCGGATAGCTGAGCGCGCCGACGATATCCCGCAGCTTGGCAATCGCCTGGCGCTCGTCGGCGGCGTAATGGTCGGAGACGCCGGACACGGTCGTGTGCATCAGCGCGCCGCCCAGCGTGTCGCGATCGACGACCTCGCTGATTGCCGCGCGCACGATCTGCGGGCCGCCCAAATGGATCGATGAATTGCCGGCCACCATAACGAACTCGTCCGACAGGACCGGGATATAGGCGCCGCCGGCGGTCGACTCGCCGAACACCGCGGCGAGCTGCGGAATGCCCTCGGCCGACATCCGGCACTGGCGGTAGAAGGTGCCGCCAAAATGCTCCTGGTCGGGAAACACGTCCTCGAGATTCTGGAGGTTCGCCCCGCCGCAATCGACCAGATAGATCACCGGCAGCCGGTTCTCCTGGGCGATGTCCTGAGCGCGGATGTGCTTCCGCACGGTCTCCTTGAAGAACGATCCGCCCTTCACCGTCGCATCATTGGCGATGATCATGCAGGTCACGCCGCGCACCGTGCCAATGCCGGTGACGATGCCCGCCGAGGGCAGGCCGTTGTTGTAGAGTCCCCAGCCGGCGAGCGGCGACAGTTCCAGGAACGGCGTCAGCGGATCGACAAGCAGGTCGATGCGGTCGCGCACCAGGATCTTGCCGCGCTCGTGGTGGCGCCCGATCATCTTCGCGCCGCCGCCGGCAAGCGCCCAGTCGAACTTGGCGTTCATGTCGGCCAGCAGGGCGTCATAAGCCTCGCTGTTGGCGCGGTAGATCGGATCGGCCGGATTGCATCGGGTCGTGAGGACAGCCATGGGTCAGACCTGCTGAGGGAAAGAGGCGCGGTCGCAGCGGTACGGCCGGCGCAATGCGCTGTTGGCGACGCGGGTCATCCAAGCCACCGCTTGCGCCGCCTGTAGTGCTTGATGTTGCGAAACCGGTCGCGGCCCTCGGCACCCGAGAAGCCAAGATAGAATTCCTTGACGTCCTGGTTGCTTTCCAACTGCTCGCGCGTCCCGTGGAGCACGATGCGGCCGGCCTCCATCACATAGCCGTAGTCGCACTGGCGGACCGCCGCGCGGGCGTTCTGCTCGACCATCAGGATGGTCAGGCCTTCCTCGCGGCGAATTCGTCCGATCGTTTCGAACAGTTGCTCGACCAGCAGGGGCGCCAGGCCCATCGACGGCTCGTCGAGGATCAGGATCCGCGGCCGGGCCATCAGGGCGCGGCCGACCAGCAGCATCTGCATCTCGCCGCCGGACAGATAGCCGGCGGTGCGTTGCATGAGCGCTGGCAAGGCCGGGAAGTAATTGAAGATCTTCTCGAGATCGGCCTTCACCGCCCGGCTGTCGGCGCGCAGATGCGCGCCGACCATGAGGTTCTGCTCCACCGTCAGGTGCTCGAGGACCTTGCGCCCCTCGAGAACCTGAACGACGCCGCGCCGGAAGATCGCCGCTGGGTCCTCATGCCGGATGTCGTCGCCGTCCAGCAGCACCTGGCCAGCCGTCACCTCGCCCAATTCGGCGTGGAGCAGGCCGGAAATGGCCTTGAGCGTCGTCGTCTTGCCGGCGCCATTGGAGCCAAGCAGGACGACCATGCTGCCGTCCGGAACCTCAAGGCTGACAGACCGCAGCACCTGGATGACCCCGGCATAGACGACATCGACATTGGTCAGCGACAGGCCCATGGCGCTTCTCAGCCTTTCCTGCCGCTACCACTTCGCCAGGTCGGGAACGGTCAGCCAGCCGCCGCCAAGCGGCACGATCTGGCCGTTGCGGACGACCTCGGCCGTCGCCCGGATCTGACCGATCGGGAACGGTGCCGTCGTGTCGAAGTCGAGCGTCGGCAGGGCTCCGAGCAGTTCCTGTTCGGTGAAGACATTGTCGAGCAGGGCCTGACGCATGGCCTCGCCGGTGACGTTGTCGCGACCGACCTTGGCGACCGCCCGCTCCAGCACGCGCAGCGCGAGAAGCGCCTGCGACGCGGACTGCGCGGTGATCAGGCCCCAGGTCCCCCCATCTTTCCGATAGCGCATGAAGATGTCGCGCAGCGGCAGGCTCTCCTGGGAGGGCGAGGCGAACGAGAAGGCTGAGTAGAAGCCCTCCATGTCGGCCATGCTGGTACCCTTGGCGGCCTCGGTCAGGCCATTGTGGGTCGAGGTGATCACCGGGATCTTGACGCCAAGCTCCTTGAGAGCGCTCGCCGTCGCCTGGACCTGAGCCGTCGTACCGCCCACGACGATGACATCCGCGCCTTGGGCGACAATCGCGCGCACGCTGCTCGACAGGGACACAGGCGCCGTATCCGCCCATTGCGTCTCCATCATCTGGAAGCGCGCCGGATAGGTCTTGGCCAATTGATGCAGGCCGTTCAGCTGGTCGACGAAGCCGGCCTGATTCTGTGTGCTGATCGAGGCGATCTTGAGCACGCTGCCCTTCTGCTCCTGCAGGCGGGACAGAAGGCCGGCAAATTCATGGCTGTAGGTCGGGCGGATCGAATAGTGCCAGCCGTTCTCCGCCCAGACGAGGCCGACCATGGCAGTGCCGATGATCATCGGAACCTTGTCGGTCGGCAGACGCCGCATGAGGGTCGTCAGGTCGGGAGAGCCGAAGCCCAGATGCATGATCGGGCGTTCGGAGCGCAGGATCGACGGCCAGGTGCGCGCGATGACGGCTGCGTCATAGCGCATGTCGTGGATGCTGAGCTTGACGGTCACCCCGAGGCGCTTGCCCACCTCTTCGTTCCACCAGTCAGCGATGGTCTTCACGCCCGACATGGCATTGGGCATGACATTGGCGAACGGCCCCGAAAAGTCGGCGCTGACGCTCATCACATAATCGGCCGCGCTTGCCGGCAGGCTTGCGGCCAGCCAAATCGCCGCGGCGATCGCCTTCGTCTTCACCTTGAACATGTTGTCCTCCCAGCTCTCCGGTTGATCCGGACGTCTTCTCGCCTGCCCGCTCAGTTGCGCGGGAAAGGCCAGATCTGAAATGCGTTGCGAAGCACGGCCCAGCGATGCGCCAGGCCGCGCGGCTCGAAGATGAGCGCGAGCAGGATGCAGCCGCCGAGAATGATGGAGGTCAGCGCGAACAGCATGCCGCCGCTGCCGGAGCCGGCCTGCATCAGCGTGTTGGCGACCTTGTGCAGGCCTTCCTGCAGGACGGTGATGAACACCACGCCGAGGATGGGCCCGAGGCGGCTGTGCAGGCCGCCAACGATCAACATGCCGAGGTACCAGACGGACGCGAACAAGGTGAAGCTCGCCGCGGTGACGAATTGCAGGAAATAGGCAAGGCAAGCGCCGGCCACGCCGGCAAACAGCGAGCCGACGAAGAAGGCCATCAGCTTCACCCGCATCACGGGGATACCCATGACTTCCGCGGCGATGTCGTTGTCCCTGACGGCCATCATCGCGCGCCCGAAGCGCGAATGCTGCAGCCGGAACGCCGAGATGGTCAGCAGGGCGACCAGCGCCAGCGTGAAGTAATAGAAGCCCGTTGGCGTGCCGAGGTCGGCTCCGAACAGGGTGAGCGGTTCCACCGGCATGCCCGCCAGGCCGCCGAGCCAGCTCGCCGGCAGCGCATAGATCACGATCGGGAACATCGCCTGGGCGGCAAGCGTGGTCAGCGCCAGATAGAGGCCCTTCACCCGCACCGCCGGAAGGGCAAAGAGGATCGACACGCAACCGGCCGCCAGCGCCGCCAACGGGATCACCACGAAGACCGGTTGGCCATAGCTCGACAATTTGGCGGCCGCGAAGGCGCCGATACCGACGAAGGCCGATTGCGCGATGTTGATCTGTCCGGCCATGCCGACCGTGACATAGAGGCCGTAGACCGCCATCAGCGTGATGAACATTTCGCTCGCAACGCCAAGGAGATAGGCGCCTGCGAACAGCGGCGCGCACAGGAGGCCGAGGGCCAGGGCCGAAGCCCAAATCCGGGACCGCAGGGTCTTGAGGACCCGCGTTTCCGCCGCATAACTCTCGAAGTGGATACCGGTCGGCAGCATGGTCACAGCCTTTCGATCCGCTTCCAGCCGAACAGCCCCTGGGGCCGCACGAGCAGGACCGCGATCATGACCGCGTAGGGCAACACGCCGGACGCGGCGCCGTTGGTGAGAGGGTCGAGATAGGCCATGGCGAGCGCCTCCCCGATGCCGATCAGCACGCCGGCCAGCGGCGCGCCGCGGATCGATTCAAGCCCGCCCAGCAGGGCGACCGGAAGCGCCTTGAAGCCGATATGCGCGACCTCGATCGACACCACGCGTCCCGACAGCAGCACGATGGCTGCGGCCGTGGCGACCACCGTTCCGAGGATCCATGCCGTTGCGATTGCCCCGCGTACCGAGACACCGAGCGACATGGCGGTGCGATGGTCCTCGGCAACCGCCGCAAGGCGCAGGCCGTAGCGGGTGCGCGTGAAGAAGGCATGCAGGCAGAGAGCCAGTAGAAGGGAGAACAGTCCGCCGATCAGCAGCGGCGTGCTGATCAGGAACGGCCCCAGCCGGAAGGCGCCCTCGGGCAGGATCGCCGGAAAGGCGCGCGTCTCGGCGGTCCAGATCAGCTGCGCCGTGCCGCGCAGCACGATCAGCAGCGCGACGCTCGCCATGAAGATCGCAAAGGCCGGCTGGCTGATCAGCGGGCGGAACACGAAGCGCTCGAGCACCAGGCCGAAGCCGATACAGGCGGCGAGCGTCAGCGCAAGGCTCACCACCAGCGGCACCTCCCATCCGACCGCCTTCAGACCGAGCGTGAAGGTCCACAGGAACAGCGCGCCGAAAACCAGCACCTCGCCCTGCGCCAGATTGACGATGCGCGAGGCGCGATAGATCACGACGAAGGAAATGGCGACGAGACCGTAGACCAGCCCGACGAGCGACCCTTCAATCAGGATTTGGATCAGCTTGATCATGCCGGTTCCCCGATCCGGTTGATGGCCACGGGGGCGTTCAGCTTGCTGGTATTGCCGTCCTGGTAGCGGACCTCGATCTCGACGCGGATCTCGGCATGGTCGGCATACAGAGCGTCGATGATCCCGCTGTAGCGATCGTGGATCTGGGCGCGGCGCAGCTTGCGTGAGCGGGTCAGCTCGGATTCGTCGGCGTCGAGCTCCTTCGGCAAATTGGCGAAGGCGGCGATGCGGGCCCCCGGATCGAGAAGGCGGTTGACCCTGGCGATCGCCTGGTCGACCTCGCTGCGCACTTCGGCAAGCTGGCTGAGCTCGGGGAACGTGCCGTAGGCCAGACCCTTCAGTTCAGCGAACCGGCCGGCAATCTCGGAATCGACATTGATCAGCGCCACCACGCGCTCGCGCGTCTCGTCGCCGATCACGATGGCATCGCGGATCAGCGACGCCGCGCGCAAATGGTTCTCGATGAACTGCGGCGGATAGGACTGGCCGCCTTTCAGGTTGCGCAGGTCCTTCAGCCGGTCGAGGAAGACGAGTTCCCCCGTCTCGTCGATGCGCACCGCGTCGCCGGTCTGGTAGCCGTCCTCGACGCGGCCGAGGTCGACGGTCGCCTCCGGGTCGTTGAGATAGCCGAGGAAGGCCATGACCTTGAGCCGCAACTGGCCCTTCTCATCGACGAAGGCCTCGATCGGCTCCGCAATGGACGGGTCGGACGGCATCAGGCTGCCCAGCGAATGCGCATTGCGGCTGCCGGGCCGGTGGGTCGAGATGAGGCCAAGTTCGGTCGAGCCATAGAGATTGCCAAGCGGCACGCCGAAGGCGCGGAAGCGTTCAAAGAGCTCGGCCGACAAGCCCGCACCACCCGACAGGACCGCCCGTGCGCGGGTCAGGCCCAGGAGATCGCGGACGCCCTTCAGGACGAGCACGTCGGCGATCCGCCACAGGAGCGCATGCCACGGCCCCCGTCCGGTGCCGCGCACCCGGTTCAGTCCCTGCTGCAATCCCCAGGCATAGAGGGCCTGGCGGAAGCGACCGGCCGCCATCATGCGCGCCTCGATACCGGAGGCCTGCATCTCCCACTGGCGCGGCGTGAACATCAGGAATTCCGGGCCGATCTCGCGCAGGTCGCTCTGCACCATGTCCGGCTTCTCGGCGAAATGGACGATCATCGGCGCGAGCAGCGGCAGCGCGATGCCGAAGAACTGCTCGGCGGCCCAGGCGGGCGAGATGTAGGAGAGGTAGTTGCCGCCGGGACGGACGTTCAGCGATCCCATCAGCCGATGCGCATTGTCGAGAATGAAGGCATGCGACAGGACCGCCGCCTTCGGGCGCGACGTGGTGCCCGACGTGTAGCAATAGGCGGCCGGCTCGCTGGCCTTGCCCTCGGCAATACGGGCATCGACCCAGGCATTCGACTCGAAGATCTGGCCTTGCTCGACCAGCGCCTTGTAGGACACGAGCCTCGGCTCGTCGTAGGACCAGAGCCCGCGCTCCTCGACGAATACGACGCGACGGATGCGGTCGATGGTCGCGAGACAAGCCAGGATCTTGTCGATCTGCTCCTGGTCCTGGCCCAGCGCCATCGTCGCGCCGGAATGGTCAAGCGCGTAGAGAAGCTCGTCGGCTGGCGCGTCAGGATAGACGCAGACGGTGATCGCGCCGATCGACTGCACCGCCAGTTCGGTGATGAACTGTTCCGGCGTGTTCTCCGAGATCAGTGCCACAACCTCGCCGCGACGAAGACCGAGCGCCGCAAAACCGCGCGCCACGGACCGCACCTCATCCAGGACCTCGGTCCAGGTCCGGACATGCCAGATGCCGGCCTTCTTGAATTTCAGCGCGGGATCGGCGGCAAACTCGGCCGCGTTGCTCGCCAGCAATTGCGGCAGCGTGCGGCCTTCCGAGCGGCGCAGGCCCTCCGGCGCGGGATCGGCCCGGAAGATGCGGGGGGCGATCATGCCGCATCCCCCAGATAGGCATCGATCACCGCCGGATGGGTGCGCACCTCGTCGGGCGTGCCGCAGGCGATGACCTCGCCGAAATCGATCACCGTCACCCGGTCGGAGATCGACATCACGACTTCCATGTCGTGCTCCACCAGCACCACCGGAATGCCAAGGCCCTCGCGGATATCCAGGATGAACCGCGCGAGATCCTCCTTCTCCTCGTTGCTCATGCCGGCCATCGGCTCGTCCATGATCAGGACCGAGGGTTCGAGCGCGATGGCGCGGCCGAGATCGACGCGCTTGCGCATGCCGTAGGACATGTCGCCGACAGGCGTGTGGCGCAGCTGTTCGAGTTCGAGGAATTCGATGATCTTCTCGGCGCGCGCGGCGAACTCTTCTTCCTCGCGGCGCGTCGGTCCCCACCAGACAAGCGCGGCAAACGGACCCGTCGACATCCGCAAGTGAAAGCCCGACAGGATGTTCTCCCGCGCCGTCATCGAGGGATAGGTCTGGATGCCCTGGAAGGTCCGGCTGATGCCGAGGGCTGCCCTCTTGTGTGGCGGCAGGCTGGAAATGTCCTTGCCCAGGAATCGCACCGC
This region of Phreatobacter aquaticus genomic DNA includes:
- a CDS encoding ABC transporter ATP-binding protein, with product MGLSLTNVDVVYAGVIQVLRSVSLEVPDGSMVVLLGSNGAGKTTTLKAISGLLHAELGEVTAGQVLLDGDDIRHEDPAAIFRRGVVQVLEGRKVLEHLTVEQNLMVGAHLRADSRAVKADLEKIFNYFPALPALMQRTAGYLSGGEMQMLLVGRALMARPRILILDEPSMGLAPLLVEQLFETIGRIRREEGLTILMVEQNARAAVRQCDYGYVMEAGRIVLHGTREQLESNQDVKEFYLGFSGAEGRDRFRNIKHYRRRKRWLG
- a CDS encoding ABC transporter ATP-binding protein translates to MTLVPIPSEGTTVLEANALCLRFGAVETLKSVSLSVERGEIHAVIGPNGAGKSSLLNCLSGFYRPQSGAVRFLGKDISSLPPHKRAALGISRTFQGIQTYPSMTARENILSGFHLRMSTGPFAALVWWGPTRREEEEFAARAEKIIEFLELEQLRHTPVGDMSYGMRKRVDLGRAIALEPSVLIMDEPMAGMSNEEKEDLARFILDIREGLGIPVVLVEHDMEVVMSISDRVTVIDFGEVIACGTPDEVRTHPAVIDAYLGDAA
- a CDS encoding acyl-CoA carboxylase subunit beta, translated to MAVLTTRCNPADPIYRANSEAYDALLADMNAKFDWALAGGGAKMIGRHHERGKILVRDRIDLLVDPLTPFLELSPLAGWGLYNNGLPSAGIVTGIGTVRGVTCMIIANDATVKGGSFFKETVRKHIRAQDIAQENRLPVIYLVDCGGANLQNLEDVFPDQEHFGGTFYRQCRMSAEGIPQLAAVFGESTAGGAYIPVLSDEFVMVAGNSSIHLGGPQIVRAAISEVVDRDTLGGALMHTTVSGVSDHYAADERQAIAKLRDIVGALSYPQPISAARIASRAPLHDAAELPGIVGADLTRPLDQREIIARIVDGSEFHEFKPQFGETLLCGFAHIDGFPVGIIANNGVLFSNGTLKGVHFIGLCDQRNIPILFLQNTTGFMVGSDAERGGIAKNSAKLVYAVSNTRVPRYTLVTGGSYGAGNYGMSGRGFRPRFMFMWPNARLGGMSPDVGSSVLMDLRRASISRHPATDEELAAYEAELRRQFEEKSNPYFCTARVWDDGIIAPTDTRSVLSLCLAAGATQPPISGNRPVYRM
- a CDS encoding branched-chain amino acid ABC transporter permease, which encodes MIKLIQILIEGSLVGLVYGLVAISFVVIYRASRIVNLAQGEVLVFGALFLWTFTLGLKAVGWEVPLVVSLALTLAACIGFGLVLERFVFRPLISQPAFAIFMASVALLIVLRGTAQLIWTAETRAFPAILPEGAFRLGPFLISTPLLIGGLFSLLLALCLHAFFTRTRYGLRLAAVAEDHRTAMSLGVSVRGAIATAWILGTVVATAAAIVLLSGRVVSIEVAHIGFKALPVALLGGLESIRGAPLAGVLIGIGEALAMAYLDPLTNGAASGVLPYAVMIAVLLVRPQGLFGWKRIERL
- a CDS encoding branched-chain amino acid ABC transporter permease — its product is MLPTGIHFESYAAETRVLKTLRSRIWASALALGLLCAPLFAGAYLLGVASEMFITLMAVYGLYVTVGMAGQINIAQSAFVGIGAFAAAKLSSYGQPVFVVIPLAALAAGCVSILFALPAVRVKGLYLALTTLAAQAMFPIVIYALPASWLGGLAGMPVEPLTLFGADLGTPTGFYYFTLALVALLTISAFRLQHSRFGRAMMAVRDNDIAAEVMGIPVMRVKLMAFFVGSLFAGVAGACLAYFLQFVTAASFTLFASVWYLGMLIVGGLHSRLGPILGVVFITVLQEGLHKVANTLMQAGSGSGGMLFALTSIILGGCILLALIFEPRGLAHRWAVLRNAFQIWPFPRN
- a CDS encoding ABC transporter substrate-binding protein, producing MFKVKTKAIAAAIWLAASLPASAADYVMSVSADFSGPFANVMPNAMSGVKTIADWWNEEVGKRLGVTVKLSIHDMRYDAAVIARTWPSILRSERPIMHLGFGSPDLTTLMRRLPTDKVPMIIGTAMVGLVWAENGWHYSIRPTYSHEFAGLLSRLQEQKGSVLKIASISTQNQAGFVDQLNGLHQLAKTYPARFQMMETQWADTAPVSLSSSVRAIVAQGADVIVVGGTTAQVQATASALKELGVKIPVITSTHNGLTEAAKGTSMADMEGFYSAFSFASPSQESLPLRDIFMRYRKDGGTWGLITAQSASQALLALRVLERAVAKVGRDNVTGEAMRQALLDNVFTEQELLGALPTLDFDTTAPFPIGQIRATAEVVRNGQIVPLGGGWLTVPDLAKW
- a CDS encoding AMP-dependent synthetase/ligase, whose translation is MIAPRIFRADPAPEGLRRSEGRTLPQLLASNAAEFAADPALKFKKAGIWHVRTWTEVLDEVRSVARGFAALGLRRGEVVALISENTPEQFITELAVQSIGAITVCVYPDAPADELLYALDHSGATMALGQDQEQIDKILACLATIDRIRRVVFVEERGLWSYDEPRLVSYKALVEQGQIFESNAWVDARIAEGKASEPAAYCYTSGTTSRPKAAVLSHAFILDNAHRLMGSLNVRPGGNYLSYISPAWAAEQFFGIALPLLAPMIVHFAEKPDMVQSDLREIGPEFLMFTPRQWEMQASGIEARMMAAGRFRQALYAWGLQQGLNRVRGTGRGPWHALLWRIADVLVLKGVRDLLGLTRARAVLSGGAGLSAELFERFRAFGVPLGNLYGSTELGLISTHRPGSRNAHSLGSLMPSDPSIAEPIEAFVDEKGQLRLKVMAFLGYLNDPEATVDLGRVEDGYQTGDAVRIDETGELVFLDRLKDLRNLKGGQSYPPQFIENHLRAASLIRDAIVIGDETRERVVALINVDSEIAGRFAELKGLAYGTFPELSQLAEVRSEVDQAIARVNRLLDPGARIAAFANLPKELDADESELTRSRKLRRAQIHDRYSGIIDALYADHAEIRVEIEVRYQDGNTSKLNAPVAINRIGEPA